Genomic DNA from Hordeum vulgare subsp. vulgare chromosome 2H, MorexV3_pseudomolecules_assembly, whole genome shotgun sequence:
AAGAGTAAAGGTTATAACAGTATAGTAAGAGCTAGAATAATCTTTATTATCTACTCCACTGGTTTTTATAGCAGTGATAACATAAAAATTGTCCTTCCACCATGTTCTATGTTGCCAAAATAGTACATTTCGAGGAAAACTGTTATGCCCGATGACCAATAAAGAACAGGGGCGTACCCAGGTTCAGCTACCCGGGTGCACAGGACACCCGTGCAAGATTGTTTTCTCGGTAATTTTTGTGTATAGTATAGTGTGTGACACCACATTTTTGGATGGGAAATATGTGTGGTTTTACACTGAGACACCGGGCCAATTTCTCTGGGTCCAACCCTGATAAAGAACGACATAATATGTGTGGTTTCACACTGAGACACCGGGTCAATTTCTCTCTGGGTCCGCCCCTGGTAAAGAAGAACATTTGGAAGTAGTGCTTATTCTATCTGAACTTGCTCTAAAATCACACTTGAACGGAATCAACCTTAGTGACATTTGTGAAAAAAAAGCAAGTGTTCCATAGCTAACCTCGGTCCGTCCCGGCATAATAGGCTTCCCAGCCAGCAACTCAGCAAGGATACATCCGGCGCTCCACAGGTCCACACCCACTCCATAATCCGTAGCACCCAACAGCAGCTCTGGTGGCCGGTACCACAGCGTCACCACGCGACTGGTCATCGGTTGCTTATGGTTCGGGTCGAAGAACGACGCCAGACCAAAGTCTCCAATCTTCAGCACACCGTCGTCATCCAAGAGTAGATTCGAGCCCTTGATGTCACGATGCAGCACCCCCTGATTGTGGCAATGCTCCAACCCTGACAGCAACTGATGCACATAGCACTTGACCTGCGGAGCACAAACACCTCTGTCAGACTCGACTAGCTACATCAGACCACGTTTTAAGTGATAATAATTGGACACTGTGGCTGTGCCAGCTGAATGGGATCTTGACCTGTGGCAGAGTGAACTTGATGTCGGGGCTGGCGGCGAGTCCGGCGAGGTCGTGGACCATGTAGTCGAAGACGAGGTAGAGGCTGCAGGACATGCGGGAGGTGACGAGGCCGTAGAGCTTCATGACGTTGGGGTGGTCGAGGCGGCGCAGGATGAGGATCTCCCGGGCCATGAACCGCACGCTCTCGGGCTCGAGGTTGTCGAAGCGCACCTTCTTGAGCGCCACGATCTTGCCGCTCAGCGAGTCCCGCGCCTTGTACACGTTGCTGTACGTCCCCTGCCCGATCTGAAACACCGCCGCCGGGCTCGCCCGTCAAACCCAAaaccaaaaagaagaagaaaaaaaaacacgaAATTCCTCCGGCGGGGCGCTGCTGGCGCGGCACGGATCACGGGGGGGACTGGAGGGGGGTGGGGCGCACCTTGTCGATCTTCTCGAAGGTGTCGGCGCGGCGCGGGGTCCAGCCGTTGATGGCCTCGCCGGCGACGGCGGAGAGCCAGGCGGGCCAGCCGGCGGCGACCTGCTCCCCGCGGGCCTTGTTGGCGAAGCTGCCGCCGAGGCGCACCTCCGCCGGCCCGTGCCGCGACGACCGCGACCGCCGCTCCCGCTTCACCGGCGCCGCGACGGCGACGGCCGTCTGCCCGTCCTTCTCGGCCgccttccctccctccccctcccccgccgccgccgccgcggaaaCGGCATCAGAGGGAACCCCCTCCTGCTTCGTCTGGGGGTtccggcggcgggcggcggcgaggTCGGGGCTGGGGGTggaggcggcggaggggcggccgTGCACGCAGCCCATGGGGACGTACGGACGGACGGGTCCTCACCGGCGACGGCGCATGCGGCGGGCTCGCCGGAGGAGCGCCGGGATCgaggggtggggggtgggggtgggggtggtgggGAGTAGTAAAGTCGGGGGCGCCTGCGAGTGAGGGgaagggggggaggggagggggaacggAACGGAGCTGGTGGGGATGGAGGAGTGGAGAGACCGACCCAACCGGTTTGGGTTTGGGTTTTGACTCGGACGGACGGACGCGACGCGACGGGTGTGCTCCTGCACCTGCACCTGTACCCCTCTGGATGGATGTTTCCTTGCGCCCGTGTCACGTTCCTGTCCTACAGACCCAACCACAGGACCGTTGCCCATCTAGGATAGTTATATGGAAGAGGAAAGTGCATCTTaattaataataatgataaatttttagcaatatactccctccgttcggaaatacttgtcctaaaaaataatataatgaatgtatctataactaaaataagtctagattcattcatttctaggacaattatttccggacggagggaataTTGATTaggtctttttttctcctctttcgatTTCGGTTTTTACTGCACGGGATCCAAAGGACGTTTTCGCGATGTAGATGTATCCTATGAAAGGTGTGTCGACCAGCGACCGATGCGCGAACATGTGTAATATCTCGGATGAGAAGTAATTTTGATGTTACGAAAGGCATGTTCATCATGCATCTGGTAGTATCGGTTCGATGTTTTCGGCACAAATTTGAAAAGGCTTTGCATCGGTGATCAGTGTGTTGGTTTTCTAAAACCGTTGGTAAGATGGTATTCATGGTATGTGTGATGTGTATGTGCATCCGTGGTCGTAGGCATCAACATACACAATAATTGCACACGCACCTTTGACCGTGAGAGGGTTATTATTGAAAACGATGGTGCGTTGAGACCTGATCGTTATATGGTTGTGTGCATCGAACCAGAGACGCCGCCacattcttttcttttttctgaaTGACTATGTCACAATGGACGTTGGTGCGGTAAAGATCATGACACGTTGTAAATTTACGTCTTTTGGTGATGATAGCTTGTCATCAAAAGATCAAGGATATCACATCCATGTTAAATTCTTCAAAGACACCTTTTTTAAACCCACCTTATCCCTCCCCCCTTTCCCCTTCCTCAAGCTCATAAGAGTAGTATAGTTGAGCCTGACTGTCTGCGAGCGAAGAAAAGGGAAGGAATGAAATGGAGCTGGTGGGATGAAGGAGTGGAAAGCGGTTTTGACTCTGACACGAcgggtctgctcctcctcttgcaGATGTATCTTTGTGCCTATGTCATATTCCTGTCCTACAAAACCACCATAGCCCATGTAGGAAGTTAAGGAAGAAGAAAACTATGCTAATAATAGGTCAAATGTAGCAATATTGATTATTGGTTTGTGTTTTTTTTTCTCATCTGATTATTTCAAGCTGTACTACCTTGGATCCAAAGTGCAAGTCTTTTAAGACAGTGGCGTAGTCTTGAAAAAGTTATGTCGCACAGTAATTTATGAACGCTATGAAAGGATATTCATGGTAAATGTAGTAGCATGAATTTGAGAGTCTTGATATGAGTAGTTTTTTGTTTAACCATGAGTGACCAAACTTGGAAACGTCAAATACATaacaattattattattattttgaggGGTAATGTCTACtctctccgtacctaaatatttgtagttgaggagaattatgccctgtttggtttcaaataagtcaccaacttataagttgaaaagtgcaaAATGTGACTTATTTTGTCAAAcagacccaacttataagtcaccccaacttataagtcataagttgctccaccccaacttaaaatttataagtcacccacttttgcatgaaaaggtgacttataagtcagatgacaaccaaacaggcgtgacttataagtcactggttttaagtcacctgacttataagtcaggtgacttattgAAATCAAACAGGGCCTTAGACTAGTTCTTttcaactacaagtatttaggtgCAGAGAGAGTCATACATAATTACAAGGGACTTTTTTGTGGTAACTATGAATGAATTTTTCGGCAAACGAAAAGCTTACACATTGGACCTGTGTGTAGTATAAGATTTAAAACATAGGTAAGATGGTATTCATAGTATGCCGATGTGTATGTACATCTATGGTTACAGACGTCAACGTACATAATAAATGCACATATATCCTTGACTGCGAGAGGGTTCTTAGAAAGAGATGGCATGTTGAGACTTGGTCGTTATACTGCATGGACCAGAGATGACGCCACATATTTATTTTATCAAAATTTGTGTGATGGTGGTACGGTAGAGATGATGACACGTTTGTAAATTTATGTTTTTGGTGAAGAAAATTTTCGGTCGAAAGGTCAAGGAATTTTCTCGTGTAAATTCCACTCGAACCCACTTAATTAAATCACATCCATGCGTGAATTCTTGAATGGAAACCAACCGTCCTTGTTAGACCATGTATATAGTTCAATTTTTTATTGTGCATGATTGCTTGCTCCTTTTTGGATTTTTGCTTCTCCTTTTGAGGATCTCGTGGTATTATTTTCCCCTTTTTCTAGGGAGACTTGTCCAGCCAATAACAAGCCAAAGGCTGGATAATAATaatgaaattaaaaaaaaaacatAAAGGCCTATTGCTTCATGCATGCTTGCAATTTataagtacttcctccgttcctaaatactatAAATTTGTTAGATATTTTATTAGGAAGCTACATACAAAGTAAAATTaataaatctatactctaaagtatatctatatacattcgtatgtagtctcctaataAAACatctaaaatgacttatatttatgaacggagggagtattaggcTGCGGAGAtctggctagagaggaggaggcaaTATGGCATTTAGGGTGATGCATTCGGGGCTTTTAGGTGTAGCCGAAAGCCAAGAATGCTTTAAGCCTTTAGTAATCATAAAGAAATGAAAACATCCACTTCTGCTTGGCGGCAGCTTTGACTACCGCACGTCGTTTTCGGCCCCCGTCATTTCGATTTCATACGCTTCTCTGCGCATTGTCAACATGAACAACGGGAAATGGACAAAGAAATAACCACGTACGTATCCTATTCCAACTTGGCACGTAACGGGGTTCTGCATGTTTGAAAGATACACAGAATGGTCGTTTATTTTCCAGGAGGAGATTAgaaagtggtggtggtagtagatgCCCGAATTGGCCTGACAGCAAAATTCCTGGCAGTGGCTTGGATTGTACTGGCACTGGTACCCATTTGTAGGACAGCAGAATGCTCTCTCTCtttctatgtgtgtgtgtgtgtgtcaaagTTGGAATACACAGATAGTGGTGCTTGTTTATCTCTGaaactatgtgtgtgtgtgtgtgtgtgtgtggatcccGAAGAAGTCTTCAATCCAGAAATAAAGGAAGGAAGAGTTGCCTCCCTTGGAAGAGAGGAAGATGTCTGGCACTGGACACCACTTTGGTAGCAGCAGCTTCAGTTGAGTCGGGCTTTGGAGTACGGAGCCAGCCCTTGACGACGGGGGGACAGCGACGCCCCTTCCGCCGGAAATGGGCTTGGATTAACGTTACTACAAGTATTAGTACTGCTGCTGCTACCATCACCAGCAAGAATCAGCAATGCCTGAATTCAAGGAGAATTTTATCACTACTACTATTAGCAGTATAATATTTACTTTCAGAACAACAGGGGAAAACACACAAGCCTCCACCTGAAAACCACTCGCCCCTGACCTGAGCCGTGTCAAGAAAAGAGGCGTGTACGTGTACTCTACTGCACAATCCACTGATTgtcatgcaaaaaaaaaaaaaaactggaaaagaaaaaggaatactGACAGGCATGAACGATGATTCAGTACTACGATGATGAGCCGTGTtagccttcttttttttctttttctttttctggctGACACGTATGAATGAGTGAaggaatgaatgaatgaatgagaGGTGCTTGAATTCAAGGGACTTATTTTAGCTTGATTAAAAATAGTCTTTTTAAAAGGTTAAAGTTTCAAGCATTCCTGGTTAAAG
This window encodes:
- the LOC123424803 gene encoding probable serine/threonine-protein kinase At1g54610; protein product: MGCVHGRPSAASTPSPDLAAARRRNPQTKQEGVPSDAVSAAAAAGEGEGGKAAEKDGQTAVAVAAPVKRERRSRSSRHGPAEVRLGGSFANKARGEQVAAGWPAWLSAVAGEAINGWTPRRADTFEKIDKIGQGTYSNVYKARDSLSGKIVALKKVRFDNLEPESVRFMAREILILRRLDHPNVMKLYGLVTSRMSCSLYLVFDYMVHDLAGLAASPDIKFTLPQVKCYVHQLLSGLEHCHNQGVLHRDIKGSNLLLDDDGVLKIGDFGLASFFDPNHKQPMTSRVVTLWYRPPELLLGATDYGVGVDLWSAGCILAELLAGKPIMPGRTEVEQLHKIFKLCGSPAEEYWKKSKLPHATIFKPQQPYKRRIAETFKDFPQSALRLIETLLSIDPADRLTATAALNSDFFKTEPRACDPSSLPQYPPSKEMDAKRRDEEARRLRAAGSRPNGDGARKTRTRDRPRAVPAPEANAELQANIDKRRLITHANAKSKSEKFPPPHQDGALGYPLGCSNHMEPTFEPPDPSSFSTVFPYDKTAVPTWSGPLVDPPGGNQKRKHKSGRSSKQPSTARAR